Proteins encoded in a region of the Rothia mucilaginosa genome:
- a CDS encoding N-acyl-D-glutamate deacylase, protein MVDVRRRKLAIIAMNVSVLAAALSWLLVLFSVMYSPAAVPWALGVAIVLTVIGAYALYRYYSKYSHVLPSEDPDAHDVLGHDLHSTHLPHLHHTEGNPNGAAAK, encoded by the coding sequence ATGGTTGATGTCCGTCGCCGCAAGCTTGCAATTATTGCTATGAACGTTTCGGTTCTTGCAGCTGCTCTCTCCTGGCTGTTGGTGCTCTTCTCTGTCATGTATTCTCCCGCAGCTGTACCGTGGGCTCTGGGCGTTGCTATCGTACTGACTGTGATTGGCGCCTACGCGCTGTACCGCTACTACTCCAAGTACTCGCACGTGCTCCCGAGCGAGGACCCGGACGCACACGATGTGCTCGGTCACGACCTGCACTCGACCCACCTGCCGCACCTTCACCACACGGAGGGCAATCCCAACGGAGCAGCTGCTAAGTAG
- a CDS encoding methylated-DNA--[protein]-cysteine S-methyltransferase, whose translation MTKATDSPQPPEALTRWYTRYSSPVGVLYIAARANAIVGIWYEDQAHFPLPHELGGLIENPGAYLREHGAAEGEEPADEYAAAQLLSRAEVELSEYFERKRTSFTLPLDPEGTDFQLIVWEHLKTVPAGYTTTYGDISRAVGPGAPAQAVGQAVGRNKISIMIPCHRVIGADGSLTGYAGGVERKQFLLDLEEPEEVREARLF comes from the coding sequence ATGACCAAAGCGACCGATTCGCCGCAGCCGCCGGAAGCGCTCACGCGCTGGTACACTCGCTACTCGAGCCCCGTCGGCGTGCTCTATATCGCCGCCCGCGCGAACGCGATTGTTGGCATCTGGTACGAGGATCAGGCACATTTTCCGCTCCCCCATGAGCTCGGTGGACTCATCGAGAATCCCGGAGCCTACCTGCGGGAGCACGGCGCTGCAGAAGGTGAAGAGCCAGCCGATGAGTATGCTGCGGCGCAGCTGCTGTCGCGTGCTGAGGTAGAGCTCTCTGAGTACTTTGAGCGCAAGCGCACTTCTTTTACATTGCCGTTAGACCCTGAAGGCACCGATTTTCAGCTGATTGTATGGGAGCATCTGAAGACTGTTCCTGCTGGGTACACCACGACCTACGGTGATATTTCGCGAGCGGTCGGCCCCGGTGCCCCCGCGCAGGCGGTGGGTCAGGCGGTTGGCCGTAACAAAATTTCCATTATGATTCCTTGTCACCGCGTTATTGGTGCCGATGGAAGCCTCACCGGTTATGCCGGCGGTGTTGAGCGTAAACAATTCCTCCTTGATTTGGAGGAGCCGGAAGAGGTGCGGGAGGCGCGGCTCTTCTAG
- a CDS encoding DNA-3-methyladenine glycosylase I → MTSQPNIPAKPLENTPNYPTWVTDELLRDYYDTEWGMPVTDERGLFEALSLEAFQVGLSWRTILARREAFRHAFEGFDPERVAAFTDQDVARLLQNEDIIRNERKIRAVISNARLTLRMRELAATPRDASTEDIRLPLIAPSSTPAKEDSSEAADTRRRRVRTLSFEDLERMRERTLSDGTRVPAGLPAWLWSFAPSNTIAPHTLQDIPTDTPESALLAKSFKALGGVFLGPVTAYALMCAVGMVDAHLVGSHRRGCSGLFT, encoded by the coding sequence GTGACCTCGCAACCTAACATTCCCGCCAAGCCCCTCGAAAACACCCCGAACTACCCCACGTGGGTGACCGATGAGCTTCTGCGCGACTACTACGACACCGAATGGGGCATGCCCGTCACCGATGAGCGGGGACTCTTCGAAGCCCTGAGCCTCGAGGCTTTTCAGGTGGGACTCTCTTGGCGAACGATTCTTGCCCGCCGCGAGGCATTTCGTCACGCTTTTGAAGGCTTCGATCCCGAACGCGTGGCTGCGTTCACCGACCAGGATGTTGCGAGACTCCTCCAGAACGAAGACATTATCCGTAACGAGCGGAAGATTCGCGCGGTCATCTCCAATGCACGGCTGACCCTGCGGATGCGCGAGCTTGCCGCAACGCCCCGTGACGCCTCCACGGAGGATATTCGTCTTCCCCTTATCGCGCCCTCTTCTACCCCGGCCAAAGAGGATAGCAGCGAGGCGGCAGACACTCGCCGCCGTCGGGTTCGCACCCTGAGCTTCGAGGATCTGGAACGGATGCGCGAGCGCACCCTCAGCGACGGAACACGCGTACCGGCTGGCTTGCCCGCGTGGCTGTGGTCTTTCGCGCCGAGCAATACTATCGCGCCGCATACCCTGCAGGATATTCCTACCGATACGCCCGAGTCCGCGCTCCTCGCCAAGTCTTTTAAAGCTCTGGGCGGGGTATTCCTGGGCCCGGTGACCGCGTATGCGCTCATGTGTGCGGTCGGCATGGTGGACGCTCACCTGGTGGGTTCGCATCGGCGCGGCTGTTCGGGGCTCTTTACCTAA
- a CDS encoding DUF1304 domain-containing protein, producing MQALATVTTVFAFVAIAIHVYIWIIESFLWTKPKGRETFGMTEEFAESTKEMAANQGLYNLMLAWIAATGLLAFWFGSPQVGVALMFAGLGSMAIAGIYLFLTSPAKRKPALIQLTPPLLALIFLFVMI from the coding sequence ATGCAGGCACTCGCAACGGTCACCACCGTTTTTGCCTTCGTAGCAATCGCTATTCACGTGTACATCTGGATCATCGAATCCTTCCTCTGGACTAAGCCCAAGGGCCGCGAAACCTTCGGCATGACCGAAGAATTCGCCGAATCCACCAAGGAGATGGCAGCAAACCAGGGCCTGTACAACCTGATGCTCGCCTGGATTGCCGCAACCGGTCTACTTGCCTTCTGGTTCGGCTCCCCGCAGGTCGGCGTGGCACTCATGTTCGCAGGCCTGGGCTCTATGGCAATCGCAGGTATCTACCTGTTCCTCACCTCCCCGGCAAAGCGCAAGCCCGCGCTAATCCAGCTGACCCCGCCGCTGCTGGCGCTGATTTTCCTCTTCGTGATGATCTAA
- a CDS encoding L-lactate permease, with protein sequence MWQQTYDPLNAPVLSALVAAVPIILFLLGLTVLKLSGLKSALLTLGTTLIIGCAVFGLPITAGAGSILSGFLSGAWPIGWIVLMAVWLYRIAVRAGNFDIVRASVSSISNDQRIQVLLIAFCFGGFIEGAAGFGIPIAISAALLVSLGFNPLKASMLALVANAASGAYGAIGIPVTTAAKVGGLDTAHLSAGMVPVLQIFVAFVPLLMVAIQDGMRGIREVGLVALMTGVIFSGGQAAILILLGSPELVDIIPPLLSLVALALVMRSWQPKHIYREPTAPSLEEVQAQQGVKHTGAEIVKAWSPFIFLSATILLWSTALKPVFATTGPLGAATLAFPIPGIHEAITTGAGKTVTAMFSWNTLGASGTAILVAALITILTSKISWGEAFEELGGTWNQLKMPILMICLVMSVANVMNYAGMTTSIALALAAAGPVFPLLSPIIGWIGVFVTGSVTNANVLFAGLQSTTAAQIAVDPTLLVAANTAGGVMGKIVSPQSIAIAAAAVNSAGEESKITSMSIKYSAILLGLVCVWSFALSLMMG encoded by the coding sequence ATGTGGCAGCAAACCTACGACCCGCTAAACGCGCCGGTGCTCTCCGCACTGGTCGCAGCAGTACCCATCATCCTCTTCCTGCTGGGCCTGACCGTCCTGAAACTCAGCGGCCTCAAGTCAGCACTGCTGACCCTCGGCACCACCCTCATCATCGGCTGTGCCGTCTTCGGCCTGCCCATCACCGCAGGTGCCGGCTCCATCCTCTCCGGCTTCCTCTCGGGCGCATGGCCCATCGGCTGGATCGTACTCATGGCGGTGTGGCTTTACCGCATCGCCGTGCGTGCCGGTAACTTCGACATCGTGCGCGCCTCCGTCTCCTCTATCTCGAACGACCAGCGCATCCAGGTGTTGCTGATTGCCTTCTGCTTCGGCGGCTTCATCGAAGGCGCGGCAGGCTTCGGTATCCCCATTGCTATCTCTGCGGCGCTGCTGGTATCCCTGGGCTTCAACCCCCTCAAGGCATCCATGCTGGCGCTGGTCGCCAACGCCGCGTCCGGCGCATACGGTGCTATCGGTATCCCCGTGACCACCGCAGCTAAGGTCGGCGGCCTGGACACCGCACACCTGTCCGCAGGCATGGTACCGGTACTGCAGATCTTCGTCGCCTTCGTGCCGCTGCTGATGGTCGCAATCCAGGACGGTATGCGCGGCATCCGCGAAGTCGGTCTCGTAGCGCTCATGACCGGCGTAATCTTCTCCGGCGGTCAGGCAGCTATCCTGATACTGCTCGGCTCGCCCGAACTGGTCGACATCATCCCGCCGCTGCTGTCCCTGGTAGCGCTGGCACTCGTCATGCGTTCCTGGCAGCCCAAGCACATTTACCGTGAACCTACCGCTCCCAGCCTCGAAGAAGTTCAGGCGCAGCAGGGCGTCAAGCACACCGGCGCTGAGATTGTTAAGGCGTGGAGCCCCTTCATCTTCCTCTCCGCAACCATCCTGCTCTGGTCCACCGCGCTCAAGCCCGTGTTCGCAACCACCGGTCCGCTTGGTGCCGCAACCCTGGCGTTCCCCATCCCCGGCATTCACGAAGCCATCACCACCGGTGCCGGCAAGACCGTGACCGCGATGTTCTCCTGGAACACCCTGGGCGCATCCGGCACCGCAATTCTGGTGGCGGCACTCATCACCATCCTGACCTCGAAGATCAGCTGGGGCGAAGCCTTTGAAGAACTCGGCGGTACCTGGAACCAGCTGAAGATGCCGATCCTCATGATCTGCCTGGTCATGTCCGTCGCAAACGTCATGAACTATGCCGGTATGACCACCTCCATCGCTCTGGCGCTCGCGGCAGCCGGCCCGGTCTTCCCTCTGCTGTCCCCGATCATCGGTTGGATTGGCGTGTTCGTGACCGGCTCCGTGACGAACGCTAACGTGCTCTTCGCGGGTCTGCAGTCCACCACCGCAGCCCAGATTGCTGTTGACCCGACCCTGCTCGTTGCTGCAAACACCGCCGGTGGCGTGATGGGCAAGATCGTCTCCCCGCAGTCCATCGCGATTGCGGCGGCGGCTGTGAACAGTGCCGGCGAGGAATCGAAGATTACCTCCATGTCCATTAAGTACAGCGCTATTCTGCTGGGCCTGGTCTGCGTCTGGTCCTTTGCTCTCTCACTCATGATGGGCTAA
- a CDS encoding L-lactate permease, with translation MWQQVYDPLNSSALSALVAAVPIIFFLLGLTVLKLSGIKSAVISLVIALVIGCAIFGMPITAGAGSILYGFLSGMWPIGWIVLMAVWLYRISVRSGGFEIVRSSISSISTDQRVQMLLIAFCFGGFLEGAAGFGIPIAICAALLVSLGFNPLKAAMFALIANVSSGAYGAIGIPVTTAATRGGVDLHALSIEMVLVLQIMAALIPVLLVAIQDGIRGIREVGLVALMVGVIYSGGQSVLLATLGNPELVDIIPPLLSLVALALVMQKWQPKHIFREPTAPSLEEVQAQQSTKHTGGEILKAWSPFVYLSVVILLWSTALKPVFAAKGALGFTNITFPVPWLHQSIQQAAPIVATPKPIDVTYTWNIVGASGTAILVAAIITILTSKISWGEAIEELGATWKQLQTPILMICLVMSVANVMNYAGMITSIALAVAAVGAIFPLLSPIIGWIGVFVTGSVVNNNILFAGLQATTAQQIGVSQTLLVASNTAGGVMAKIVSPQSIAIAAAAVNSAGEESKITSMAIKYSAALLAVTCVWVYVLSLVGL, from the coding sequence ATGTGGCAGCAAGTCTACGACCCGCTGAACTCGAGCGCACTCTCCGCACTCGTGGCAGCAGTCCCGATTATTTTCTTCCTTCTGGGCCTCACCGTCCTGAAGCTCAGCGGTATTAAATCTGCCGTTATCTCCCTCGTCATTGCACTGGTCATCGGTTGCGCTATCTTCGGTATGCCCATCACCGCCGGTGCAGGCTCCATCCTCTACGGCTTCCTCTCGGGCATGTGGCCCATCGGCTGGATCGTGCTCATGGCTGTGTGGCTCTACCGCATTTCCGTGCGTTCTGGCGGCTTTGAAATCGTCCGCTCCTCCATCTCCTCCATCTCTACCGACCAGCGCGTCCAGATGCTGCTGATCGCATTCTGCTTCGGTGGCTTCCTTGAAGGCGCTGCAGGCTTCGGTATCCCGATTGCTATCTGTGCTGCACTGCTCGTGTCCCTGGGCTTCAACCCGCTCAAGGCCGCAATGTTCGCGCTGATCGCTAACGTGAGCTCCGGTGCATACGGCGCTATCGGTATCCCCGTGACCACCGCAGCAACCCGCGGTGGCGTGGACCTGCACGCACTGTCCATCGAAATGGTCCTGGTTCTCCAGATTATGGCGGCTCTCATCCCCGTACTGCTCGTTGCTATTCAGGACGGCATCCGCGGTATCCGCGAGGTCGGTCTGGTAGCCCTGATGGTTGGTGTCATCTACTCCGGCGGCCAGTCCGTTCTGCTCGCAACCCTGGGTAACCCCGAGCTCGTCGACATCATCCCGCCGCTGCTGTCCCTGGTGGCGCTGGCACTGGTCATGCAGAAGTGGCAGCCCAAGCACATCTTCCGCGAGCCCACCGCTCCCTCCCTGGAAGAAGTTCAGGCTCAGCAGAGCACCAAGCACACCGGTGGCGAAATCCTCAAGGCATGGAGCCCCTTCGTCTACCTGTCCGTCGTGATTCTGCTCTGGTCCACCGCTCTGAAGCCCGTCTTCGCTGCTAAGGGTGCGCTCGGCTTCACTAACATTACCTTCCCTGTTCCGTGGCTACACCAGAGCATCCAGCAGGCAGCACCGATCGTTGCAACCCCCAAGCCTATTGACGTGACCTACACCTGGAACATTGTGGGTGCATCCGGTACCGCAATTCTGGTGGCTGCCATCATCACCATCCTGACCTCCAAGATTAGCTGGGGTGAGGCTATCGAGGAGCTCGGCGCAACCTGGAAGCAGCTGCAGACCCCGATCCTCATGATCTGCCTGGTCATGTCCGTTGCTAACGTCATGAACTACGCGGGTATGATTACCTCCATCGCACTGGCTGTTGCCGCTGTGGGTGCTATCTTCCCGCTGCTGTCCCCGATCATCGGTTGGATTGGCGTGTTCGTGACCGGCTCCGTGGTGAACAACAACATCCTCTTCGCTGGCCTGCAGGCTACCACCGCACAGCAGATTGGCGTCAGCCAGACCCTGCTGGTTGCATCTAACACCGCCGGTGGTGTGATGGCGAAGATCGTTTCCCCGCAGTCCATCGCAATTGCAGCTGCTGCTGTGAACAGCGCCGGCGAGGAATCGAAGATTACCTCCATGGCGATCAAGTACAGTGCAGCTCTGCTGGCTGTCACCTGTGTTTGGGTTTATGTCCTGTCTCTGGTCGGCCTCTAA
- the der gene encoding ribosome biogenesis GTPase Der, giving the protein MAEDAIRDDYEEKYLGGGEDDVTERLAEIDDETADQRAQALLEGLEDYDLDEEDRALLGAWGFDIEEEEEQLADPVVAIVGRPNVGKSTIINRILGRREAVVEDKPGVTRDRVSYKAEWLGKSFTLVDTGGWESDARGIDAQVAEQAEIAVEQADVVVLVVDARVGVTASDEQIVRMLRRVKKPIILIANKIDDAHLEPEIYNLWSLGMGQPFPVSGLHGRGLADALDEILEVMPEHSQFAQPEALGGPRRVALVGRPNVGKSSLLNKLAGSERAVVNDLAGTTRDPIDEIIELGGYPWRFVDTAGIRRRQHMAKGAEFYSSLRTQTALERSEVAVVLLDVSEPISEQDVRIVQTVIDSGRAMVLAFNKWDTLDEDRRYMLEREIERDLAHVQWAPRVNISAKTGWHKDKLVPALEHSLESWDSRIPTGRLNAFLGEIVAAHPHPLRGGKQPRILFGTQVSSRPPKFVLFTTGFLDPGYRRFITRRLRETFDFTGTPIEISMRVRERRSLGERQSAKARKGKGGRR; this is encoded by the coding sequence ATGGCTGAGGACGCTATCCGCGACGATTACGAAGAGAAGTACCTGGGTGGTGGCGAGGACGACGTTACCGAGCGCCTCGCTGAGATTGATGATGAGACCGCTGACCAGCGTGCTCAGGCTCTGCTTGAGGGCCTTGAGGATTACGACCTGGATGAAGAGGACCGCGCCCTGCTGGGCGCCTGGGGCTTCGACATTGAGGAAGAGGAAGAGCAGCTCGCTGATCCGGTAGTGGCGATTGTTGGCCGCCCGAACGTGGGTAAGTCGACCATCATTAACCGTATTCTGGGCCGCCGTGAAGCGGTGGTTGAGGATAAGCCGGGTGTGACTCGTGACCGCGTGTCTTATAAGGCTGAGTGGCTGGGTAAGAGCTTCACCCTGGTTGATACCGGTGGTTGGGAGTCTGACGCCCGCGGTATTGATGCTCAGGTTGCTGAGCAGGCTGAGATTGCTGTGGAGCAGGCCGATGTTGTGGTCCTGGTGGTGGACGCCCGCGTGGGTGTGACCGCTTCGGATGAGCAGATTGTGCGTATGCTGCGCCGCGTGAAGAAGCCGATCATTCTGATTGCTAACAAGATTGACGACGCCCACCTGGAGCCGGAGATTTATAACCTCTGGTCGCTGGGTATGGGTCAGCCGTTCCCGGTGTCGGGTCTGCACGGCCGCGGCCTGGCGGATGCTCTGGACGAGATCCTTGAGGTCATGCCGGAGCACTCGCAGTTCGCTCAGCCGGAGGCGCTGGGTGGCCCGCGTCGTGTGGCTCTGGTGGGTCGCCCGAACGTGGGTAAGTCCTCGCTGCTGAACAAGCTGGCTGGTTCTGAGCGTGCCGTGGTGAACGACCTGGCTGGTACGACTCGTGACCCGATTGACGAGATTATTGAGCTGGGCGGCTACCCTTGGCGTTTCGTGGATACGGCGGGTATTCGCCGTCGCCAGCACATGGCTAAGGGCGCGGAGTTCTACTCTTCGCTGCGTACTCAGACTGCTCTGGAGCGTTCTGAGGTTGCCGTGGTGCTGCTGGACGTTTCCGAGCCGATTTCTGAGCAGGATGTGCGTATCGTGCAGACTGTGATTGATTCGGGCCGTGCAATGGTCCTGGCATTCAACAAGTGGGATACCCTCGATGAGGACCGCCGCTACATGCTCGAGCGTGAGATTGAGCGCGACCTGGCGCACGTGCAGTGGGCTCCTCGCGTGAACATCTCGGCGAAGACCGGCTGGCATAAGGACAAGCTGGTGCCTGCCCTGGAGCACTCGCTGGAGTCGTGGGATTCGCGTATTCCGACCGGTCGCCTGAACGCGTTCCTGGGCGAGATTGTGGCCGCGCATCCGCACCCGCTGCGTGGCGGTAAGCAGCCGCGTATTCTCTTCGGTACTCAGGTGTCTTCGCGTCCGCCGAAGTTCGTGCTGTTTACTACCGGCTTCTTGGATCCGGGTTACCGCCGCTTCATTACGCGTCGTCTGCGTGAGACCTTTGATTTCACGGGTACTCCGATTGAGATTTCGATGCGTGTGCGTGAGCGCCGCTCCCTGGGTGAGCGTCAGAGCGCGAAGGCTAGGAAGGGTAAGGGCGGCCGCCGCTAG
- the cmk gene encoding (d)CMP kinase — translation MHENPKLTIAIDGPSGSGKSSVSKEVARHFGLAYLDTGAMYRAATYRVLELGIDLNDAEAIAKAVEEMPLVFGTNIKEEEILMGSTDIREEIRSERISSAVSAVASVPAVREHLIGLQRWMIDHAINGMVAEGRDITTVVAPDADARILLTASEEVRMARRGLENSEKSGASGDLSKQIAERDAKDSKVNNFMEAAEGVTLVDSSDLDFNATVSAVINAVNDQLKAKRAG, via the coding sequence ATGCACGAGAACCCTAAACTGACGATTGCTATTGACGGTCCCTCCGGTTCCGGTAAGTCGTCTGTGTCTAAGGAAGTTGCACGCCACTTTGGTCTGGCGTACCTGGACACCGGTGCAATGTATCGTGCCGCAACCTACCGTGTGCTGGAACTTGGCATTGACCTGAACGACGCTGAGGCGATCGCGAAGGCTGTCGAGGAGATGCCCCTGGTGTTCGGTACGAACATTAAGGAAGAAGAGATTCTGATGGGTTCGACCGATATCCGTGAGGAGATTCGTAGCGAGCGCATTTCTTCGGCCGTTTCTGCTGTGGCTTCGGTTCCGGCGGTTCGTGAGCACCTGATTGGACTGCAGCGTTGGATGATTGACCACGCTATCAACGGCATGGTCGCTGAGGGCCGCGACATTACCACCGTGGTTGCTCCCGATGCTGATGCGCGCATCCTGCTGACTGCTTCTGAGGAGGTGCGCATGGCGCGCCGCGGCCTGGAGAACTCTGAGAAGTCGGGTGCTTCGGGTGATTTGAGCAAGCAGATTGCTGAGCGTGATGCGAAGGACTCTAAGGTCAATAACTTTATGGAAGCTGCCGAGGGCGTGACCCTGGTGGACAGCTCGGATCTTGATTTTAATGCGACGGTCTCTGCAGTGATTAACGCTGTGAATGACCAGTTGAAGGCGAAGCGCGCGGGTTAG
- a CDS encoding prephenate dehydrogenase: MSSPAELSASELPMDSTLTGPVLIIGSGLLGASIGLGLRAAGCEDVYVQDISPTAEAVAQDIGAGTSFSTLSEEERAAFAPQLVVVAAPPDSAGAVCAHALNTYAPRPEAGYPGAVVTDVASVKVQPLADVLASGADASRYVGSHPMAGREKSGPVAARGELFQARPWIICEHDSVRPECVRLVRSVAVELGAIVTSLSVEEHDQTVALISHVPQAMSSLLASRLQDTPLYALSLAGQGLRDTVRIAASDPTLWVQIFAANADPIVKTLYGVRDDLNRLIATLENPTASGARLDLAQLMSEGNAGVSRIPGKHGTAPAAFAKMTVLVDDTPGTLARLLAEIGELGANLEDLRLEHSTGAPVGMAEISVNPSIHEVLVRDLSARGWRVVK; encoded by the coding sequence ATGAGCTCGCCCGCTGAGCTTTCCGCATCTGAGCTGCCCATGGACTCAACGCTGACCGGGCCGGTACTCATTATCGGTTCGGGTCTGCTGGGTGCCTCGATTGGTCTGGGGTTGCGTGCGGCAGGATGCGAGGACGTGTACGTCCAAGATATTTCACCCACCGCCGAGGCTGTGGCGCAGGATATCGGTGCCGGTACAAGCTTCTCCACCCTGTCGGAGGAGGAGCGCGCCGCCTTCGCCCCGCAGCTGGTGGTGGTGGCTGCGCCTCCGGATAGTGCCGGTGCCGTGTGCGCTCACGCGTTGAATACTTATGCGCCTCGGCCGGAGGCGGGCTACCCCGGCGCCGTGGTGACGGATGTTGCCTCGGTGAAGGTGCAGCCGCTGGCTGATGTGCTTGCCTCGGGTGCGGATGCGTCCCGTTACGTGGGTTCGCATCCGATGGCTGGGCGTGAGAAGTCGGGCCCGGTGGCTGCTCGCGGTGAGTTGTTCCAGGCGCGTCCGTGGATTATCTGCGAGCACGATTCGGTTCGCCCCGAGTGTGTGCGTCTGGTGCGTTCTGTGGCGGTGGAGCTGGGCGCGATTGTGACTTCTTTGAGCGTTGAGGAGCACGATCAGACGGTTGCCCTGATTTCTCATGTGCCGCAGGCGATGAGTTCGCTTCTGGCGTCGCGTCTGCAGGACACTCCGCTGTATGCGCTGTCCCTGGCGGGTCAGGGTTTGCGCGATACGGTGCGTATTGCGGCTTCGGACCCGACGCTGTGGGTGCAGATTTTTGCGGCGAACGCAGACCCGATTGTGAAGACCCTCTACGGGGTCCGTGATGACCTGAACCGCCTCATCGCAACGCTGGAGAACCCGACGGCATCCGGCGCTCGCCTGGATTTGGCGCAGCTGATGAGCGAAGGCAACGCGGGCGTTAGCCGCATTCCGGGTAAGCACGGTACGGCACCCGCCGCGTTCGCAAAGATGACGGTGCTGGTGGACGACACCCCCGGCACGCTGGCTCGTTTGCTTGCCGAGATTGGCGAGCTGGGCGCGAACCTTGAAGATTTGCGTCTGGAGCACTCGACGGGTGCCCCGGTGGGTATGGCTGAAATCTCGGTCAATCCGTCTATTCATGAGGTGCTAGTCCGCGATTTGTCGGCTCGCGGTTGGCGTGTTGTGAAGTAG
- a CDS encoding pseudouridine synthase: protein MAYGNSSRGGRSASGRPQNSRGGRPGAGRPGQGGKLGAKGASARGGRPGAPKSGAGKGGAKGFGEKKFGDKKFGEKKFGAGRAGSGRGRGTELPKRERRAPGRPYRSGEAFANERGEYRVSNYAGPHRPRRPRNAPVDHYEFYDHDGVRLQKLLAQAGVASRRVCEEMITEGRVTVNGEVVTELGVRVDPSKVTVQVDGMTVQTNDKLVYMAFNKPAGVVSTMEDPEGRPCISDFLRSSMSERVFHVGRLDVETEGLLLLTNDGELANRLTHPSYEVPKTYLVQVPGPMEPGVGAAMKKGIRLEDGVTRVDEFKLVDSTPGHVLVEVTIHSGKNRIVRRLFDAVGYPVERLVRVEMGPIRIGSQKQGTVRNLSKVEIGHLLASVDM from the coding sequence ATGGCATATGGAAACTCCTCCCGCGGCGGCCGCTCTGCATCCGGTCGCCCCCAGAACTCTCGCGGTGGCCGTCCCGGCGCCGGTCGTCCCGGTCAGGGAGGTAAGCTCGGCGCTAAGGGCGCATCCGCACGCGGCGGTCGTCCCGGCGCACCGAAGAGCGGCGCAGGCAAGGGCGGCGCAAAGGGCTTCGGCGAGAAGAAATTCGGTGACAAGAAATTTGGCGAGAAGAAGTTCGGCGCAGGCCGCGCAGGCTCCGGCCGAGGCCGCGGCACCGAACTGCCCAAGCGCGAACGCCGCGCACCGGGCCGCCCCTACCGCTCCGGCGAAGCCTTCGCAAACGAGCGCGGCGAATACCGCGTCAGCAACTACGCTGGCCCGCACCGCCCCCGCCGCCCCCGCAACGCCCCGGTAGACCACTACGAGTTCTACGACCACGACGGCGTGCGCCTGCAGAAGCTGCTGGCTCAGGCCGGTGTGGCATCCCGCCGCGTCTGCGAAGAAATGATTACCGAAGGTCGCGTCACCGTCAACGGTGAAGTCGTGACCGAGCTGGGTGTGCGCGTGGACCCCTCCAAGGTGACCGTGCAGGTGGACGGCATGACCGTTCAGACCAACGACAAGCTCGTCTACATGGCATTCAACAAGCCCGCCGGCGTGGTCTCCACCATGGAAGACCCCGAAGGTCGCCCCTGCATCTCCGACTTCCTGCGTTCCTCCATGAGCGAGCGCGTGTTCCACGTGGGCCGCCTGGACGTTGAAACCGAGGGTCTGCTGCTGCTGACCAACGACGGTGAACTGGCGAACCGCCTCACCCACCCCTCCTACGAGGTGCCCAAGACCTACCTGGTGCAGGTTCCCGGCCCGATGGAGCCCGGCGTCGGCGCAGCCATGAAGAAGGGCATCCGCCTGGAAGACGGCGTGACCCGCGTGGACGAGTTCAAGCTGGTGGACTCCACCCCCGGCCACGTGCTCGTTGAGGTGACCATCCACTCCGGTAAGAACCGCATCGTGCGCCGTCTCTTCGACGCTGTCGGCTACCCGGTTGAGCGCCTGGTCCGCGTCGAGATGGGCCCGATCCGTATTGGTTCGCAGAAGCAGGGCACCGTCCGTAACCTCTCCAAGGTCGAGATCGGTCACCTGCTCGCTTCGGTGGACATGTAA